In Lolium rigidum isolate FL_2022 chromosome 3, APGP_CSIRO_Lrig_0.1, whole genome shotgun sequence, the genomic window GAATAGCAGAATCTAAAAGCAAGGCATACATTGCTAATTTAAGACATGTACATACAGATTTGAAAAAAATTAGAGTAGCTAAAAGAAACTAAACATGCATCATGGATGATGAGCACTTAGAAGATGGCACTATATCGAAGGCATACATTATACTCTATTGTAATGTATCTTAATCACAAAAGCACATCTTACCTAACAATTCTTGACTTCCCGGCCCTTAACCAACACTAACTAAGAATGAAAGAGGAAAAATAGCCACATGTTATATAAAGAACACATTACATTAGTACGACAACAAGTACTCTCTCCGTCTCGTGAAACTTGTCTggcatttattaaaatttggatgtatctagatgctattcttccaaatttagacaaatctcaatCAGCTttagtgggacggagggagtactaacaaACCAACTCACATATCAATTAAGCTTAATCATCTAGAGAAAAGAATTTCTAATTCACAATTTAGCTACAACCAGTTGCACATAAGCCAGATAACACAACCAAATAACAAATATGGGCTGATTTAATTAAACTTCCATTGGAACTAGTGTTCCCTAAAAGAATAGTTGCAACTTGCAAGGTAGCTCTTTCTTCATGTATCACCAAGTTGTATAGTGTAAAAGCTGTGATTCTTCAGAGTAGATAAAAAGATGCAGCCAGATGCATGTGTTGGTTGGAACTAAAAAACAAACAGGTGCACATAGTATAAAAAATATTGAAAAGAGACAATACATAGAACAAATATTAACAATGAGTCAATATATAGTGGTAAAAATCCATGCATGAGCAAGTGCACCTGTCCAACAAATGGAAGTTACACATTCTTTTGTGAGGAATccatggatacgaggagcataaTCCCTGAAACAAGTAAAAGTTGGTCATTTGGCTACCTAATGTAAGCGTTCATGAAATTACAGGGAAGAAGCATGATGGTAGGAAATTTAAAATGAACCCCAATAAACCAACATCTCTGATGAAAAATAAGAGGTTGATAGTTGATGGAAGGTGTAAGGAAAGACAATTGATTGCTCCACACATATATATCAAGAAGAGGAGATTAGTGACAATAACGCTAAGATTAATCGTCATAATTACATGAATACCTACTCCTTCGAGATTTTTATTGATGGAGAGTTTACAATGGGGTACTATAAGTAGGCTatggcggctcccatgaattagggCTCCAGCACAAGGCGCAAAACGTAGGTGCGTATGGGTGAGTGCGTGGTTCTAGGGTTCCATGCCGATGGTTTATATGAGCACCCACGACTAGGGTTTACAAAGTTCAGGGAGAGTCGGTTACCACCCGGACTCCCCCATACGGTCGACTGGGCCATTTAGGTACTCTATTGGGTCTTCAGCAGATCCAGTCGCCAAGATAGGCAGACCCACGCGAATCGGGCTTGCTTCTAGTCTCTTGTGACCCAGTCGAATCCTCGTGGTGACATACACTATGGCGCATACCCCCCATGAAGACACGTTGTCGAGCGATTCGCGAGGAACCGTtgatatttttttgaaacaaaacaTATGATAAGGTAAATTGGTGACACAAAAGATCAAAAGAGAATGCTCTCAGTAAACTATCCAAGAATTGAATCGGATGGAAAACTTGCAGCTTTATCACTCATACGGGCCACATGCCCTTATCGGTGGCGATGCCAGCCGGAAGTCTCTTAAGAGAGGCACCAGAGCAGGGGTTTTACATAGTAGACATAGTAGTAGGGGAAGTAGGGGTAAGTTTAGGCGTCTAGAGCTGTTTGTTGGTCTTTGGATTGATCCCAGGAGGGAGATGTGGGTCTTAAGCCCAAGATCTGGTGTTGCTTGATGCTTCGCTTCTTATTGCGGTGCTCCCGTGGTCTGAGCCATACGTGATGAGGATGGAAGCATTTGGAACCTCCATGCATAACATGCTACTTGGTGGATTTGTGGGTCTGGATGCCTCCTCTCAATATCCTCACCACGGTGGCGGAAAGTGGAGACATGTGGCTGGATCTAAAGTTTAATTGGATGTTCTTGCTGCAGGTTGTAGATCATCACATGACACCCATTGGTTGCTGCCATGACTTTTGGATGAGAAGCATCAACTCAACCTCCAAGATGGAGCCTAGCGACGTGCATctcccaagtggtttcgtccccgacgAGAAGAAGGACGATGAATAGTGGAGTCCTTGTTGTTGCGGTAAAGAATGACTCAATCAGTTCCCTACTTTTTGTGTCCAAGTCCTTGGTTCAAAATTCAAGACTGCGCTGTAACTTTAGTTTCCTTTGGGGTCATGTTTGTACTTTATTGTTGTTGTTGAGCAGATCATGTTTGTACTAACCATGAATGTATTGCAGCACTAGGCCTTTGTGGGCCTTTGTTGTGTCAATTGGTTTTCTTGAACGGGCCAAAACTCTTGGACCTTTCGAGATTCCCGTGTCTGCTAGCCCAATAGAGCAAAAAACACACTCAAGAAAATCAGCCCATGACTAAGGCGGCAAGCATCCCGATTCCACTTGCAAAATTTCCAGGGTGTGTTCCGCAATTTTGGCTTCTTTTTGCGAAAATACCCCCAGTAGTCAAACTGAACCCTAGCGGCCAACcccgctcctcctccacctcgtcggcGCCACCGTTGCCGCCGCCCGACGGAGAACCCGCCGTCTCGAGGTACCAGCCGCCTGCCGGTACCCTCTCCTCTCCGAAGCCATGATTTGCGCAAGTAAGCTCCCATCCCTTGTCCCGTCCACGGAAACCTAGCCGTGTGACCCCGCTCTCCGTCCTCCGGCAACCACTAACTTGCCTTCTCCTGCTGCTGGTTCCTCTTGTCTGAAGTCTCCGGTGAGGTGCCGGAGGAACCGGTCTTGTCGAAGAAGTCGGGGCTGCTCTTCGAGCGCAGGCTCATCGAGCGCTACATCGAGGTCTCCTGCGTTTCCCCGCTCTAGATTCGTCCCAGGTTTCTTTGTGCTTGGGTTTCTCCCCTGATTTTGTTTGATTTTGGTGCCGTAGGACCATGGGAAGTGCCCCGTCACCAGGGACGACCTCGCCATGGACGACCTCGTGACAGTGAAGACCGACAAGGTGAGCAGGCTCTTGCAAACTGTTTCTCTTACATTCAATGCGATTCCACTGTTCATCTTGTTGTTCTGAAGAACTAGTTCAGACAGTAGGATTTGGTCATGCTGATGCCTAGTTGCCTGCTTTTGTATGGATGTTTAGTAATCCAATCAAGGACACCATCTGGCAATTGGTTGGCACATCTTGGTATGTACTTTGTGTGTGGGATGATAGTCTCTTATTGGTGGACATGCTAATTGAGGATCATGTTCTGGAGTCTTGCCTTGAAGGTTATCCACAAGCTATTGTTAACCCCGAGAAAGGGATTAGCCTATTTTGAAGTACAGATTCGCTCCTTGAGAAAGATACCTGATAGGTTCTCAATTACACTTTCGTAATGGAGAAAGGGGAATGGGGAATTAATTAGGAAATGCATATTTCATGATAAGCAAATGTAACTTTGATTTGCCACGATTTGGATTCTTTTGCATGGTTCAAGTCGCCATTTGCAGTGACTGAGAAACATCACTTGAGCAGGACTAGTATTTCCAAATTCTAATGCTGATTATCTACATAAAGGTTTCAGCATGGGTTTGTATCATATTAACTTCAGAATGTACTGCAGAGTAATGTATTGCCAGCCAGTTAGTTGAAATATTAGTTTCTTAGTTAGGGCATGTAATGGTCTTTACAATACTACATCACATCCAAACTGGAACTAATAAACCTGATTCGAGCATCCACATGTATGCGTGCACTGATACTTGCGGCACTGCAACTATGAACTTAGAGGATGCCAAAGTCGCCATCCTACCTGTTTTCTGTAGTTCAACATTCATACCTTGTTAACATGAACGTACTCTCATATACTGTGTATAGCCATCACATGAAGTACTATTGCTGTTTGCAGATTGTGAAGCCTAGACCTCTGCAAGCTGCAAGTGTACCTGGACTCCTTGGTATGTTTCAGAATGTAAGTGATCGTGATGAGTAATTTTTCAGTTCCACTACTCCTTCCTTTTTCAGTTTACATAGTTTATCTTGTAGTCACCATAATTCATAATCTCTCTTATCTTGTTTAGTAAGACGTGTAACATGTTTTTGTACAAGAGACCCTTCTTTTTAACTTTTATGCATTAAGTTAAATTCTTGTCCTGCTCTGATTCATATATAATGTGCCAAATTCTGATAGGAAGAAATAAGTTTTGGTTGAATTTATAATTATGAACACATTCAAAGCACAAAGTTTACCTTATTCTCTTTTAACATTTTAGGGTGAGTCATGATCTTATTTCCTTTATGTAAGACTACTGAAGTCACCTACTCTTTTATCTGGGTATTTTGTGCCGTGAAAAATGATCTTGGGATATCCTAAACTGTACAAACATATTTTGATAACGGATTTCCAGTTGTGTGTAATTGGTTAATGCATTTGAGTCTGCAAATTACTTCAATATTCTTTTTATGGTGAACCATTTGTTCTTCTGATGTTAAATAGTTTGGAATTCTTATCGAGCTGCAAATGCAGATTAAGACCTCTTTGTCCCTCTGATGTTGCAGGAGTGGGATGCTCTTATGCTGTCTAATTTTGCTTTGGAGCAGCAGCTACACACAGCAAGACAAGAACTTAGTCATGCACTATACCAGGTTTTCCCAAGCTTTCCAAGTAGTGTCTTGAACTATATACATGTTTTTGTTGTTCTCAACAAGAACTTATTCTTCCTTTAAATGTGCAAGTATGTATTTGATACTAGTGTCCCGATAACTGCACAGTCGTTGTCTAGTTAAATTTCGGAAATTGCAGCCTATTGTTTTATTTGAATGTGTTCAGTGGGTTTCGGAGCATAAATCCATAGCTAGGACATCTTGTGTATCACTTGGATAGGAGATTCCTTAAATTAATTATAGAAATTCTTTATTTGTTAGTTTCCTTTAAATGGGCATGATCATCATGTACCCCATTGTTTTTACTGGCTTCTTTTCCTTCCAGCATGATGCTGCTTGCCGTGTTATCGCCAGACTAAAGAAGGAAAGAGACGAGTCAAGGACACTTTTGGCTCAAGCTGAAAGGCAGATTCCTATTTCAGCTGCTGGACCTGCACATATATCTGTTACAAACGGGAAAAGAGGTTTTCACCCTTCCAAAATGTCAAAAGCTAAACTTTAAAAAAAAGTTCCACTCTGATCCTCTTTACTCATATACAGCTTTGGAAGATGAAGTGGGCCCCGATGGGAAGAGGATACGTCCTGGTATTAATCCTATCATGATCGATGAATTAACAGAGTGTAATTCTATGCTCTCAGCCCAGCGCAAGAAACGGCAGGTGTGTATTTTTCGTCCCTGATGATCAATTGAACAACAACCTGAAATGCTGTTTGTCAAACCTGGCCTGTTTTATTTCATAGGAAAACTGATATGCACCTTTCTAAATTTATGTACTACATGCCTTCTAGATTGGGTTACATATATATTATATGCCAAATGGATTGTGGCTTTTACCCATTTGGCTACCGTCTTTGTTGAAATGGTACACTAAGTTTTGTGTTGTCAGGTACCTCCAAGTTTGGCACCAATAGATGCACTTGAAAGATATACTCAGATCTCCAGTCATCCCCTTCACAAGACAAACAAACCAGGGATTTTATCGATTGATATTGATCATTCAAAGGTGATTATTGTTATTACTTTTCCTTGTTGATAAGACTTTGATGTGTTACAGCTGTACTTTGACTATTGTGTATACATGCCAAGttaataatttaaacaactcgtaAAATGTATGCTTGAAGATTGACACTGCAATCATGTTTGCTTATTTACATACTTGATTTCTATTTTAATCACCAGGATATTATTGCTACTGGGGGTATAGACACAAATGCAGTTCTTTTCGATAGGCCTTCAGGTCAAGTGTTGTGCACTCTCACTGGTCACTCAAAGAAGGTCTCTtgccaatctctctctctctctctctctccctctctctctctctctctctctctctctctctctctctcttcatatGTCTGAATATTAATGTTAGCTTATTCCAATTCACAGGTTACCAGTTTGAAATTCGTTCCTCGCGATGAACTTTTGATAACTGGATCAGCAGATAAGGTACACTCAGTTTGAAACACCTACATGTACTGCATAGTATTGACCTGGCATTCTGATAATACCATAGTCATCACTCATCATTATGGGTTTCACTCTTTTGTTTGTAAACTCTGCAGACTGTTCGTATATGGCAAGGTAGTAAAGATGGAAGCTATAGTTGCAGGCACACACTGAAAGATCATGGTGCAGAGGTTAGTTTGCAATGACATTTGCTTTTGGCTGCTTATTTGATTTTTGCAGTAATACTTCTGTGCATATAGTATGcacaaaactttattacttctttGTCACTGTTATTATGATGGAGGATAAAACATCATATAATCTAGAGCAGCCGGTAAAGGAAGCGACAGAATTGGGAGTTCAAGAATTTGAGAAGACATCTTGGTTATTATTCAAAATGATAATATATGCATGCTTAGCTTATATAGCTAGTATATAAAGATTGGAAGCAAATAATTAACTCCATCTGTATCATTTCATAACTAATTGTATGTTAACTAATAGGCTACTCTCGCCCATGGCAGTCAATCTGCATTCTCCAACATAACCTGCTGGTCTCCGGGTTATGCTTTTTCTCAAAAGAACTGCGATACGAGTATACATTGATATCAGAGATCTAGAAAAAACACCGAGTTTTCCTCTGTTAGTTGTGAATGTTGAACCTCTTTTTACTATGGAAATGGGTTGGCTACAATTTTATTACCTTATTTCGTTTTTATACATTGCTGAGATGCACCAGAAGCTGTTCTGGTCATTTCATGTCGATCTTGTGCATGCTAACTTTCtgttatttaaatttaaattgtaTTATCCTAAGTTctgatttttcttttgaaaatataCCAGGTTGAAGCTGTCACTGTCCATGCTACTCAGAAGTATTTTGTAACTGCTTCCAGAGATAACACATGGTGCTTTTATGACATTTCAACAGGGTCTTGCCTCACACAGGTCTGGTACCAAATTCTCACAACCATGCACATCTAGAGATTCACCGTTTTGACAAGTGTTGTTTTTCAGGTTGGCGAGGCTTCTGGACAAGACGGATACACCGCAGCGGCTTTCCACCCAGATGGTCTTATCCTTGGAACAGGAACATCTGAAgctgttgtcaaaatttgggatgTGAAAAGTCAGGTAAGACAAAGCAAACTATTGTTCAGATTGGTATCCATGCCATTATCTTGTAATGCCTCTCATTCATGATTGAAAATCTACATTTGCAGACAAATGTTGCAAAGTTTGACGGGCATGTTGGAGCGGTGACTGCCATGTCCTTCTCAGAAAATGGTTATTTCCTAGCGGTATGTTCTTTTATATTTTCTCGTAAGACTCGAATTCCACCTGAGTCTAGATTTTTTGGTCAATAACAACGGAAGATTAGCTTTGATATACTGATATTTCCACCATCACTTTACAGACTGCAGCACTTGACGGCGTGAAGCTTTGGGATCTACGGAAATTGAGAAACTTTAGGACTCTCTCTCCATACGATCCAGATACGCCAACAAGCTCTGGTAAGTAGATCTTTAATTTTTTACAAATATTGTAGTTCTGGTTTCTACACAGGTTGCAATTTCTAGACGTCAACATATTGAAATTTGGAATAAGGCTGCCTACACTAATGTGAAATTAGGGACCCCTACAAGCAGAATCCATATTCTCATTTATAACTTAACACACTTTTCTCCTGCAGTGGAATTTGATTTCAGTGGTAATTATCTTGCCGTCGCTGGTGCTGATATAAGGTAAGCTGTTTCAACATCTAATTTAGCTGCTTGATATACAGTAACAAGTGAAGTGGCTTGATGTCTGGGCTCTGTTCAGCTCACTGTCTGTTTGTATGTTGTCAAAGTGAAATTTGTTGAAAACAAAACCTCTTCGGCGTGGTTGCAGGGTTTACCAAGTTGCCAACGTCAAGTCGGAGTGGAATCTTGTCAAGACATTACCTGATCTATCAGGCACAGGTTTGACATTCATCTTCTCTTCTCCAATGTCGTGGGTTCCGTCTGTCTGGAAGTTAACGTTGAT contains:
- the LOC124701380 gene encoding pre-mRNA-processing factor 19-like, with translation MICAISGEVPEEPVLSKKSGLLFERRLIERYIEDHGKCPVTRDDLAMDDLVTVKTDKIVKPRPLQAASVPGLLGMFQNEWDALMLSNFALEQQLHTARQELSHALYQHDAACRVIARLKKERDESRTLLAQAERQIPISAAGPAHISVTNGKRALEDEVGPDGKRIRPGINPIMIDELTECNSMLSAQRKKRQVPPSLAPIDALERYTQISSHPLHKTNKPGILSIDIDHSKDIIATGGIDTNAVLFDRPSGQVLCTLTGHSKKVTSLKFVPRDELLITGSADKTVRIWQGSKDGSYSCRHTLKDHGAEVEAVTVHATQKYFVTASRDNTWCFYDISTGSCLTQVGEASGQDGYTAAAFHPDGLILGTGTSEAVVKIWDVKSQTNVAKFDGHVGAVTAMSFSENGYFLATAALDGVKLWDLRKLRNFRTLSPYDPDTPTSSVEFDFSGNYLAVAGADIRVYQVANVKSEWNLVKTLPDLSGTGKVTCVKFGTDAKYVAVGSMDRNLRIFGLPGDEKMEEEAPQSPEK